From a region of the Stegostoma tigrinum isolate sSteTig4 chromosome 25, sSteTig4.hap1, whole genome shotgun sequence genome:
- the LOC125463151 gene encoding vesicle transport protein GOT1B isoform X2: MISLTDSQKIGMGLTGFGVFFLFFGMILFFDKALLAIGNILFVAGLSFVIGLERTFRFFFQKHKMKATGFFLGGIFVVLIGWPVIGMVLEIYGFFLLFRGFFPVVVGFIRRVPILGSILNLPGISSFVDKVGDSNSMV; encoded by the exons atgatttccctcacGGACTCGCAGA AAATTGGAATGGGATTAACAGGCTTTGGTGTGTTTTTCCTGTTCTTTGGTATGATTCTCTTCTTTGACAAGGCGCTTCTTGCGATAGGAAAT ATTTTATTTGTGGCAGGCTTGTCTTTTGTAATCGGCTTAGAAAGGACTTTCAGGTTCTTCTTCCAGAAACACAAAATGAAAGCCACAGGCTTCTTTCTGGGTGGTATTTTTGTTGTGCTGATTGGCTGGCCAGTAATAGGCATGGTTCTTGAAATTTATGgcttctttcttttattcag GGGTTTCTTCCCAGTCGTGGTTGGCTTTATTAGACGAGTGCCTATATTAGGCTCAATTCTGAATTTACCTGGAATAAGCTCA TTTGTAGATAAAGTTGGAGACAGCAACAGCATGGTATAA
- the LOC125463151 gene encoding vesicle transport protein GOT1B isoform X3, producing MWWNGFGKSQEIGMGLTGFGVFFLFFGMILFFDKALLAIGNILFVAGLSFVIGLERTFRFFFQKHKMKATGFFLGGIFVVLIGWPVIGMVLEIYGFFLLFRGFFPVVVGFIRRVPILGSILNLPGISSLTIS from the exons ATGTGGTGGAACGGTTTTGGGAAATCACAAG AAATTGGAATGGGATTAACAGGCTTTGGTGTGTTTTTCCTGTTCTTTGGTATGATTCTCTTCTTTGACAAGGCGCTTCTTGCGATAGGAAAT ATTTTATTTGTGGCAGGCTTGTCTTTTGTAATCGGCTTAGAAAGGACTTTCAGGTTCTTCTTCCAGAAACACAAAATGAAAGCCACAGGCTTCTTTCTGGGTGGTATTTTTGTTGTGCTGATTGGCTGGCCAGTAATAGGCATGGTTCTTGAAATTTATGgcttctttcttttattcag GGGTTTCTTCCCAGTCGTGGTTGGCTTTATTAGACGAGTGCCTATATTAGGCTCAATTCTGAATTTACCTGGAATAAGCTCA CTGACGATATCATAA
- the LOC125463151 gene encoding vesicle transport protein GOT1B isoform X1 has protein sequence MWWNGFGKSQEIGMGLTGFGVFFLFFGMILFFDKALLAIGNILFVAGLSFVIGLERTFRFFFQKHKMKATGFFLGGIFVVLIGWPVIGMVLEIYGFFLLFRGFFPVVVGFIRRVPILGSILNLPGISSFVDKVGDSNSMV, from the exons ATGTGGTGGAACGGTTTTGGGAAATCACAAG AAATTGGAATGGGATTAACAGGCTTTGGTGTGTTTTTCCTGTTCTTTGGTATGATTCTCTTCTTTGACAAGGCGCTTCTTGCGATAGGAAAT ATTTTATTTGTGGCAGGCTTGTCTTTTGTAATCGGCTTAGAAAGGACTTTCAGGTTCTTCTTCCAGAAACACAAAATGAAAGCCACAGGCTTCTTTCTGGGTGGTATTTTTGTTGTGCTGATTGGCTGGCCAGTAATAGGCATGGTTCTTGAAATTTATGgcttctttcttttattcag GGGTTTCTTCCCAGTCGTGGTTGGCTTTATTAGACGAGTGCCTATATTAGGCTCAATTCTGAATTTACCTGGAATAAGCTCA TTTGTAGATAAAGTTGGAGACAGCAACAGCATGGTATAA